Proteins co-encoded in one Xiphophorus couchianus chromosome 16, X_couchianus-1.0, whole genome shotgun sequence genomic window:
- the LOC114159662 gene encoding zinc finger protein 646 isoform X2, protein MAMHDMSRAKGFPCKECDMVCPSTPSLLEHMKAHYQQEESGRFECEQCGRIYKHAASLANHKKSHEVGSFQCPVCTRTLPNAVALKNHLRIHTLSPSSAHTEEENEEAPEEAGQDERSFGLAQDLSDGFGRSHLNNSGVGHSVLPGHETDDHGKKGSPESDDAWDRPFKCDQCDRTYRHHGSLVNHKKCHQQGTFKCSVCFKQFSNLAALNSHERTHSKFKTPGVTMVSSGAGSSLHDSERSASSQSSQSDESASCFCHLCQIALPNKADFQEHILLHNTASPSLGLPRSFPGIMPHNLSAVRSPAYTPALGDPLPLPPLPADKRGPYDPIMGPPVNNPIYTCAYCGAGHPDLETLKVHYLTHDPHPPSHSQDSSILNSDTLSSGSQGSVASPSGGRVPQANSPDDEERRFKCGECGKSYRHAGSLVNHKRCHQTGHYQCTICCKQYPHLAALHSHLRSHKGRPSNQPIGNDSSDWLSPEPLTLDSQQSYVQEGSTTNTPISLPGNLGDSSHFVPDGGHSSGLDSLEFHDRFDGSSLSQSNSTHRQADRHVCADCGEMYGDVSGIKSHMCPRRGQQQPPQQQQSNMSNGFMGNMNYHSSGGTSMPSGSSSSIKEGSSQRPYSQSGGKRMGSNDKDDDDDGEVYQCSVCGNHYASLRALRSHLRSHANNPIGAGPSNLDQDWRMICSTCGQSFSRKQDLLNHQLIHGPQRPDGQQQGITGGSANGNDKMDGRNHICVDCGMFFTDQHHLVTHLCPGKNRGMNKSGLNGGKGMSGSEGVAGASGDGRRPMVDQSDKPHKCDQCGRGYRHPCSLLNHKKSHKTGVFRCLVCQKRYYNLLALKNHQRTHFDLKRHKCEECGKAFKIQKQLINHLRLHEEHRAKGLVRTGPNGSRFQQPGPSQMQTMRAESSKGPVMGVKYSHQGFKKPYSSAGTSRPQKFDPAESGRRPFACEECGKTYRHAGSLANHKNLHKIGEYHCNVCNSTYPNRLAMKNHLRLHFAQKKHNCQECGKGFRTQRQLATHTTAGLCKGPQGPGAQMDFECDGCCEGFATADELSAHDCPAQHLPSSSSTSSSANISMERSSVDMDSDERPYACDLCSCTYKHASSLLNHKHTHKTGNFRCNFCDKPYTNYMALRNHMRIHTQRKKHICHTCGKAFRLARFLRNHQKVHEEGATPFGCPSCGKSFQGRSGLARHRCGDNQVGMEVRRKAAAPPGEGEECRYTYMISNPASLGPYACRNSDFSEVWTD, encoded by the exons ATGGCAATGCATGATATGAGTCGTGCCAAGGGATTCCCCTGTAAAGAATGTGATATGGTCTGCCCGAGTACTCCAAGTCTTCTAGAGCATATGAAAGCACATTATCAGCAGGAAGAGAGCGGTCGTTTTGAGTGTGAACAGTGTGGACGGATTTACAAGCACGCAGCCAGCCTAGCCAACCATAAGAAGTCTCACGAAGTGGGTTCGTTCCAGTGTCCAGTCTGTACGCGTACGCTGCCGAACGCGGTAGCTCTGAAAAACCACCTTCGGATCCATACTCTGTCCCCAAGCAGTGCACACACAGAGGAGGAGAACGAGGAGGCCCCTGAGGAGGCGGGCCAAGACGAGAGGAGCTTCGGCCTGGCCCAGGACCTCTCGGATGGGTTTGGCCGTTCCCATCTGAACAACAGTGGTGTTGGACATAGTGTCCTACCTGGCCACGAGACAGACGACCACGGGAAAAAAGGCTCCCCTGAATCTGACGACGCCTGGGACAGACCGTTCAAGTGTGACCAGTGTGACCGAACCTATCGGCATCACGGTAGTCTGGTGAACCACAAAAAGTGTCACCAACAAGGAACTTTTAAGtgctctgtgtgttttaaacAATTCAGCAATCTGGCTGCGCTAAACAGCCACGAGAGGACTCACTCAAAGTTCAAGACTCCAGGGGTGACCATGGTGAGCAGCGGCGCTGGCAGCAGCCTCCATGATTCGGAGCGCAGCGCCAGCTCGCAGTCATCTCAGAGCGATGAGTCTGCCTCCTGTTTCTGCCACCTGTGTCAGATAGCGCTGCCGAACAAGGCAGACTTCCAGGAGCACATCCTGCTGCACAACACGGCCTCGCCCTCACTCGGACTGCCGCGCAGCTTCCCCGGCATCATGCCTCACAACCTGAGTGCCGTGCGGTCCCCGGCGTACACCCCGGCACTGGGTGACCCTCTGCCCCTACCCCCGCTTCCTGCAGATAAAAGGGGCCCGTACGACCCAATCATGGGTCCCCCAGTCAACAACCCCATTTACACATGTGCATACTGTGGGGCTGGACACCCAGACCTAGAGACTTTAAAAGTTCACTATCTAACTCATGATCCTCATCCACCCTCCCACAGTCAGGACAGCTCCATACTCAACTCGGACACACTCAGCTCTGGATCACAGGGCTCAGTGGCATCGCCCTCTGGTGGCCGGGTGCCTCAGGCCAATTCTCCAGATGACGAAGAGCGCCGCTTCAAGTGTGGAGAATGCGGCAAAAGCTATCGGCATGCAGGGAGTCTGGTCAATCACAAACGATGCCATCAGACTGGACACTACCAGTGCACCATCTGCTGTAAGCAGTACCCCCACCTGGCGGCCCTTCATAGCCACCTGCGGAGCCACAAGGGCCGCCCCTCCAACCAGCCAATCGGCAACGACAGCAGCGACTGGCTGTCTCCTGAGCCGCTCACGCTGGATTCCCAGCAGAGCTACGTCCAGGAGGGCAGCACCACAAACACTCCAATCTCACTGCCTGGAAACCTTGGTGATTCCTCTCACTTTGTGCCGGATGGCGGCCATAGCAGCGGGTTGGACTCCCTAGAGTTCCATGATCGGTTTGATGGCAGCTCGCTTTCCCAGAGCAACTCTACTCACcgacaggcagacagacacgTGTGTGCCGACTGCGGCGAGATGTACGGGGATGTTTCGGGCATCAAGTCGCACATGTGTCCCCGCCGTGGACAGCAACAACcgccacagcagcagcaaagcaaCATGTCTAATGGCTTCATGGGGAACATGAACTACCACAGCTCTGGTGGGACATCCATGCCCTCCGGGAGCTCCAGCAGCATTAAAGAAGGCAGCAGCCAGAGACCCTACTCCCAGAGCGGGGGTAAGAGGATGGGCAGCAACGACAAAGACGACGACGATGATGGAGAGGTGTATCAGTGCTCGGTATGTGGCAATCACTATGCCAGCCTAAGAGCTCTCAGAAGCCACCTTCGCAGCCACGCCAATAACCCGATAGGAGCAGGACCATCCAATCTGGATCAGGACTGGAGGATGATCTGCTCCACCTGTGGCCAGAGCTTCTCCAGGAAGCAGGACCTCCTGAATCACCAGTTAATCCACGGCCCCCAGAGGCCAGACGGCCAGCAGCAAGGTATCACCGGTGGCTCAGCCAATGGCAATGACAAGATGGATGGACGTAACCACATATGTGTGGACTGTGGCATGTTTTTTACCGACCAACACCACCTGGTCACTCACTTGTGCCCCGGTAAGAACCGAGGAATGAATAAGTCTGGCCTAAATGGAGGCAAAGGGATGTCTGGCAGTGAAGGTGTAGCTGGAGCCAGTGGCGATGGGCGCAGGCCAATGGTTGATCAAAGTGACAAACCACACAAATGTGACCAGTGTGGACGAGGATACAGACACCCCTGCTCACTCCTCAATCACAAGAAGTCTCATAAAACCGGCGTTTTCCGCTGCCTGGTGTGCCAGAAACGCTACTACAACCTGCTGGCGCTAAAGAACCACCAAAGGACCCACTTTGACCTCAAAAG GCACAAGTGTGAGGAATGTGGCAAAGCCTTCAAGATCCAAAAGCAGCTCATCAACCACCTTCGTCTCCATGAGGAGCACCGGGCCAAAGGTCTTGTCCGGACCGGTCCCAACGGTTCCCGCTTCCAGCAACCTGGACCATCTCAAATGCAGACAATGAGAGCGGAGTCCTCAAAGGGCCCAGTCATGGGGGTCAAGTACAGCCATCAAGGCTTTAAGAAGCCTTACTCGTCGGCCGGGACCTCCAGGCCCCAGAAGTTTGACCCTGCTGAAAGTGGGCGAAGACCGTTTGCCTGTGAAGAATGCGGAAAGACGTACCGCCACGCCGGCAGCCTGGCCAACCACAAGAACCTTCATAAAATTGGAGAGTACCACTGCAACGTTTGCAACTCCACGTACCCCAACCGGTTGGCCATGAAGAACCACCTGCGCCTCCACTTTGCCCAGAAGAAGCACAACTGTCAAGAGTGCGGCAAAGGTTTTCGCACTCAGCGGCAGCTTGCCACTCACACTACAGCTGGCTTGTGCAAAGGCCCGCAGGGCCCTGGGGCCCAAATGGACTTTGAGTGCGACGGCTGCTGCGAAGGATTCGCCACGGCTGACGAACTGTCTGCTCACGACTGCCCAGCTCAGCACCTTCCTTCGTCTTCCTCCACCAGCAGCTCAGCCAACATCAGCATGGAGAGGAGCTCTGTGGACATGGATTCTGATGAGCGGCCGTACGCCTGCGACCTCTGCAGCTGTACCTATAAGCACGCTAGTTCCTTGCTCAACCACAAGCACACCCACAAAACCGGAAACTTCCGCTGCAACTTCTGCGACAAGCCCTACACCAATTATATGGCCTTGCGCAACCATATGCGCATCCACACGCAGCGCAAGAAACACATCTGCCACACGTGTGGGAAAGCTTTCCGGTTGGCAAGGTTCCTGCGTAACCACCAGAAGGTGCATGAAGAGGGCGCCACGCCGTTCGGCTGCCCCAGCTGCGGGAAGAGTTTCCAGGGGAGGTCCGGTCTGGCCCGGCACCGCTGTGGGGACAACCAGGTAGGCATGGAGGTCAGGAGGAAGGCCGCTGCACCCCCAGGAGAGGGAGAAGAGTGTCGGTACAC GTATATGATCTCCAATCCGGCTTCCTTGGGACCATACGCGTGCCGGAATTCGGATTTTTCTGAAGTTTGGACAGATTGA
- the LOC114159662 gene encoding zinc finger protein 646 isoform X1 gives MAMHDMSRAKGFPCKECDMVCPSTPSLLEHMKAHYQQEESGRFECEQCGRIYKHAASLANHKKSHEVGSFQCPVCTRTLPNAVALKNHLRIHTLSPSSAHTEEENEEAPEEAGQDERSFGLAQDLSDGFGRSHLNNSGVGHSVLPGHETDDHGKKGSPESDDAWDRPFKCDQCDRTYRHHGSLVNHKKCHQQGTFKCSVCFKQFSNLAALNSHERTHSKFKTPGVTMVSSGAGSSLHDSERSASSQSSQSDESASCFCHLCQIALPNKADFQEHILLHNTASPSLGLPRSFPGIMPHNLSAVRSPAYTPALGDPLPLPPLPADKRGPYDPIMGPPVNNPIYTCAYCGAGHPDLETLKVHYLTHDPHPPSHSQDSSILNSDTLSSGSQGSVASPSGGRVPQANSPDDEERRFKCGECGKSYRHAGSLVNHKRCHQTGHYQCTICCKQYPHLAALHSHLRSHKGRPSNQPIGNDSSDWLSPEPLTLDSQQSYVQEGSTTNTPISLPGNLGDSSHFVPDGGHSSGLDSLEFHDRFDGSSLSQSNSTHRQADRHVCADCGEMYGDVSGIKSHMCPRRGQQQPPQQQQSNMSNGFMGNMNYHSSGGTSMPSGSSSSIKEGSSQRPYSQSGGKRMGSNDKDDDDDGEVYQCSVCGNHYASLRALRSHLRSHANNPIGAGPSNLDQDWRMICSTCGQSFSRKQDLLNHQLIHGPQRPDGQQQGITGGSANGNDKMDGRNHICVDCGMFFTDQHHLVTHLCPGKNRGMNKSGLNGGKGMSGSEGVAGASGDGRRPMVDQSDKPHKCDQCGRGYRHPCSLLNHKKSHKTGVFRCLVCQKRYYNLLALKNHQRTHFDLKRHKCEECGKAFKIQKQLINHLRLHEEHRAKGLVRTGPNGSRFQQPGPSQMQTMRAESSKGPVMGVKYSHQGFKKPYSSAGTSRPQKFDPAESGRRPFACEECGKTYRHAGSLANHKNLHKIGEYHCNVCNSTYPNRLAMKNHLRLHFAQKKHNCQECGKGFRTQRQLATHTTAGLCKGPQGPGAQMDFECDGCCEGFATADELSAHDCPAQHLPSSSSTSSSANISMERSSVDMDSDERPYACDLCSCTYKHASSLLNHKHTHKTGNFRCNFCDKPYTNYMALRNHMRIHTQRKKHICHTCGKAFRLARFLRNHQKVHEEGATPFGCPSCGKSFQGRSGLARHRCGDNQVGMEVRRKAAAPPGEGEECRYTCDQCGRSYRHASSLLNHKNTHTVGIYHCAVCLKTYNNLLALKNHRRIHSETRRHRCHDCGKAFRVSSQLYNHRRVHQKQRELTCRSCQRAFPTQASFRLHMEITHGQMPQPRQPRPQQHRPGGSQELGWGSGLDLTLMQEQGLDPGSLAKGRGCEGNDEVAKPHICNQCGRSYRHASSLLNHKNSHKTGTFFCSSCQKEFPNLMSLKNHRRIHTEPKRYQCPDCGKSFRVSTQLICHRRIHTKEKPFSCQQCDKRFSSKSNLQHHMKVHWSGTTPPPSAMAAPNYLGMPGGPFV, from the exons ATGGCAATGCATGATATGAGTCGTGCCAAGGGATTCCCCTGTAAAGAATGTGATATGGTCTGCCCGAGTACTCCAAGTCTTCTAGAGCATATGAAAGCACATTATCAGCAGGAAGAGAGCGGTCGTTTTGAGTGTGAACAGTGTGGACGGATTTACAAGCACGCAGCCAGCCTAGCCAACCATAAGAAGTCTCACGAAGTGGGTTCGTTCCAGTGTCCAGTCTGTACGCGTACGCTGCCGAACGCGGTAGCTCTGAAAAACCACCTTCGGATCCATACTCTGTCCCCAAGCAGTGCACACACAGAGGAGGAGAACGAGGAGGCCCCTGAGGAGGCGGGCCAAGACGAGAGGAGCTTCGGCCTGGCCCAGGACCTCTCGGATGGGTTTGGCCGTTCCCATCTGAACAACAGTGGTGTTGGACATAGTGTCCTACCTGGCCACGAGACAGACGACCACGGGAAAAAAGGCTCCCCTGAATCTGACGACGCCTGGGACAGACCGTTCAAGTGTGACCAGTGTGACCGAACCTATCGGCATCACGGTAGTCTGGTGAACCACAAAAAGTGTCACCAACAAGGAACTTTTAAGtgctctgtgtgttttaaacAATTCAGCAATCTGGCTGCGCTAAACAGCCACGAGAGGACTCACTCAAAGTTCAAGACTCCAGGGGTGACCATGGTGAGCAGCGGCGCTGGCAGCAGCCTCCATGATTCGGAGCGCAGCGCCAGCTCGCAGTCATCTCAGAGCGATGAGTCTGCCTCCTGTTTCTGCCACCTGTGTCAGATAGCGCTGCCGAACAAGGCAGACTTCCAGGAGCACATCCTGCTGCACAACACGGCCTCGCCCTCACTCGGACTGCCGCGCAGCTTCCCCGGCATCATGCCTCACAACCTGAGTGCCGTGCGGTCCCCGGCGTACACCCCGGCACTGGGTGACCCTCTGCCCCTACCCCCGCTTCCTGCAGATAAAAGGGGCCCGTACGACCCAATCATGGGTCCCCCAGTCAACAACCCCATTTACACATGTGCATACTGTGGGGCTGGACACCCAGACCTAGAGACTTTAAAAGTTCACTATCTAACTCATGATCCTCATCCACCCTCCCACAGTCAGGACAGCTCCATACTCAACTCGGACACACTCAGCTCTGGATCACAGGGCTCAGTGGCATCGCCCTCTGGTGGCCGGGTGCCTCAGGCCAATTCTCCAGATGACGAAGAGCGCCGCTTCAAGTGTGGAGAATGCGGCAAAAGCTATCGGCATGCAGGGAGTCTGGTCAATCACAAACGATGCCATCAGACTGGACACTACCAGTGCACCATCTGCTGTAAGCAGTACCCCCACCTGGCGGCCCTTCATAGCCACCTGCGGAGCCACAAGGGCCGCCCCTCCAACCAGCCAATCGGCAACGACAGCAGCGACTGGCTGTCTCCTGAGCCGCTCACGCTGGATTCCCAGCAGAGCTACGTCCAGGAGGGCAGCACCACAAACACTCCAATCTCACTGCCTGGAAACCTTGGTGATTCCTCTCACTTTGTGCCGGATGGCGGCCATAGCAGCGGGTTGGACTCCCTAGAGTTCCATGATCGGTTTGATGGCAGCTCGCTTTCCCAGAGCAACTCTACTCACcgacaggcagacagacacgTGTGTGCCGACTGCGGCGAGATGTACGGGGATGTTTCGGGCATCAAGTCGCACATGTGTCCCCGCCGTGGACAGCAACAACcgccacagcagcagcaaagcaaCATGTCTAATGGCTTCATGGGGAACATGAACTACCACAGCTCTGGTGGGACATCCATGCCCTCCGGGAGCTCCAGCAGCATTAAAGAAGGCAGCAGCCAGAGACCCTACTCCCAGAGCGGGGGTAAGAGGATGGGCAGCAACGACAAAGACGACGACGATGATGGAGAGGTGTATCAGTGCTCGGTATGTGGCAATCACTATGCCAGCCTAAGAGCTCTCAGAAGCCACCTTCGCAGCCACGCCAATAACCCGATAGGAGCAGGACCATCCAATCTGGATCAGGACTGGAGGATGATCTGCTCCACCTGTGGCCAGAGCTTCTCCAGGAAGCAGGACCTCCTGAATCACCAGTTAATCCACGGCCCCCAGAGGCCAGACGGCCAGCAGCAAGGTATCACCGGTGGCTCAGCCAATGGCAATGACAAGATGGATGGACGTAACCACATATGTGTGGACTGTGGCATGTTTTTTACCGACCAACACCACCTGGTCACTCACTTGTGCCCCGGTAAGAACCGAGGAATGAATAAGTCTGGCCTAAATGGAGGCAAAGGGATGTCTGGCAGTGAAGGTGTAGCTGGAGCCAGTGGCGATGGGCGCAGGCCAATGGTTGATCAAAGTGACAAACCACACAAATGTGACCAGTGTGGACGAGGATACAGACACCCCTGCTCACTCCTCAATCACAAGAAGTCTCATAAAACCGGCGTTTTCCGCTGCCTGGTGTGCCAGAAACGCTACTACAACCTGCTGGCGCTAAAGAACCACCAAAGGACCCACTTTGACCTCAAAAG GCACAAGTGTGAGGAATGTGGCAAAGCCTTCAAGATCCAAAAGCAGCTCATCAACCACCTTCGTCTCCATGAGGAGCACCGGGCCAAAGGTCTTGTCCGGACCGGTCCCAACGGTTCCCGCTTCCAGCAACCTGGACCATCTCAAATGCAGACAATGAGAGCGGAGTCCTCAAAGGGCCCAGTCATGGGGGTCAAGTACAGCCATCAAGGCTTTAAGAAGCCTTACTCGTCGGCCGGGACCTCCAGGCCCCAGAAGTTTGACCCTGCTGAAAGTGGGCGAAGACCGTTTGCCTGTGAAGAATGCGGAAAGACGTACCGCCACGCCGGCAGCCTGGCCAACCACAAGAACCTTCATAAAATTGGAGAGTACCACTGCAACGTTTGCAACTCCACGTACCCCAACCGGTTGGCCATGAAGAACCACCTGCGCCTCCACTTTGCCCAGAAGAAGCACAACTGTCAAGAGTGCGGCAAAGGTTTTCGCACTCAGCGGCAGCTTGCCACTCACACTACAGCTGGCTTGTGCAAAGGCCCGCAGGGCCCTGGGGCCCAAATGGACTTTGAGTGCGACGGCTGCTGCGAAGGATTCGCCACGGCTGACGAACTGTCTGCTCACGACTGCCCAGCTCAGCACCTTCCTTCGTCTTCCTCCACCAGCAGCTCAGCCAACATCAGCATGGAGAGGAGCTCTGTGGACATGGATTCTGATGAGCGGCCGTACGCCTGCGACCTCTGCAGCTGTACCTATAAGCACGCTAGTTCCTTGCTCAACCACAAGCACACCCACAAAACCGGAAACTTCCGCTGCAACTTCTGCGACAAGCCCTACACCAATTATATGGCCTTGCGCAACCATATGCGCATCCACACGCAGCGCAAGAAACACATCTGCCACACGTGTGGGAAAGCTTTCCGGTTGGCAAGGTTCCTGCGTAACCACCAGAAGGTGCATGAAGAGGGCGCCACGCCGTTCGGCTGCCCCAGCTGCGGGAAGAGTTTCCAGGGGAGGTCCGGTCTGGCCCGGCACCGCTGTGGGGACAACCAGGTAGGCATGGAGGTCAGGAGGAAGGCCGCTGCACCCCCAGGAGAGGGAGAAGAGTGTCGGTACAC ATGTGATCAGTGTGGCCGCTCCTACCGCCACGCCAGCTCCCTGCTCAACCACAAGAACACCCACACCGTCGGCATCTACCACTGCGCCGTGTGCCTCAAGACCTACAACAACCTGCTTGCCCTCAAGAACCACCGCCGCATCCACTCTGAGACCCGCCGCCACCGCTGCCATGACTGTGGGAAGGCGTTCCGCGTCTCCTCGCAGCTCTACAACCACCGGCGGGTCCACCAGAAGCAGCGGGAGCTGACTTGCCGGTCCTGCCAGCGAGCCTTCCCCACGCAGGCCAGCTTCAGGCTCCACATGGAGATCACCCACGGCCAGATGCCGCAACCCCGCCAGCCCAGACCCCAGCAGCACCGGCCGGGTGGCTCCCAGGAGCTGGGCTGGGGGTCAGGCCTCGACCTCACCCTCATGCAAGAGCAAGGACTCGATCCCGGCAGCTTGGCTAAAGGCCGTGGCTGCGAGGGCAACGATGAGGTCGCCAAGCCCCACATCTGCAACCAGTGCGGACGCTCGTACCGCCACGCTAGCTCACTGCTCAACCACAAGAACAGCCACAAGACCGGGACCTTCTTCTGCTCCTCCTGCCAGAAGGAGTTCCCCAACCTCATGTCCCTCAAGAACCACCGGCGCATTCACACAGAGCCCAAGCGCTACCAGTGCCCGGACTGCGGGAAGTCGTTCCGGGTGTCCACGCAGCTCATCTGCCACCGCCGGATCCACACCAAGGAGAAGCCCTTCTCCTGCCAGCAGTGCGACAAGCGCTTCTCCTCCAAGTCCAACCTGCAGCACCACATGAAGGTGCACTGGAGTGGCACCACGCCGCCACCGTCGGCAATGGCAGCACCCAATTACCTGGGCATGCCCGGCGGACCTTTCGTTTAG